In Papaver somniferum cultivar HN1 chromosome 1, ASM357369v1, whole genome shotgun sequence, a genomic segment contains:
- the LOC113311289 gene encoding probable serine/threonine-protein kinase PBL7 isoform X1, which yields MAKKSIFRFGGSPSNNVEDYAVITKFKFQELAAATENFAQESLLGEGEYGRTFRGCLKSSGQKSSSLDVAIRQVDDETICTIHGYHDPSMFSSIHMRSLLHHPNIVDLIGYSIADKDQLFLVYNFMPLGSLKDYLHDLPRNKKPLDWNTRMKIAAGAAKGIKYLHDKSTPPVILGNIKPSNILLCAEYLPKLSDFLGFKERIPEHDESSHTRYFSRQCHRHAPEFVGDCKLTQQSDIYSFSLVLLELVSGRLAEIEPSLIGWAKHILAGGKEFTTVADPLLEGLYPEQGLYQVLYLAAQCLQRKDVSRPRIGYVAKVLSNLAAEIYDPNAVQINRAGSLAVGNIEKEILIEQWRHVWSLV from the exons ATGgcaaaaaaatctatttttagaTTTGGTGGAAGCCCTAGTAACAACGTTGAAGATTATGCCGTCATTACTAAGTTTAAGTTTCAGGAACTTGCTGCGGCCACAGAGAATTTTGCACAAGAATCCCTTTTGGGGGAAGGAGAATATGGGCGTACGTTCAGAGGTTGCTTAAAGAGCAGTGGACAG AAATCATCTTCACTGGATGTAGCAATTAGACAAGTTGACGATGAAACCATCTGTACCATTCACGGATACCATGACCCGTCAATGTTTTCGTCAATTCATATGCGTAGCCTTTTGCACCATCCTAACATAGTCGATCTGATAGGTTACAGCATCGCTGACAAAGACCAGTTGTTTCTTGTTTATAACTTCATGCCATTGGGATCCTTAAAGGATTATTTGCATG ATCTTCCGCGCAATAAGAAGCCTCTGGACTGGAATACGAGAATGAAAATTGCAGCTGGTGCAGCTAAAGGAATAAAATACTTGCACGATAAATCAACTCCTCCTGTTATCCTTGGAAACATTAAACCCTCCAACATTCTCCTATGCGCAGAATATCTCCCAAAACTGTCAGATTTCCTGGGGTTCAAGGAGCGCATTCCAGAACATGATGAGTCTAGTCATACAAGGTATTTCAGCCGTCAGTGTCATCGCCATGCACCTGAATTTGTTGGAGATTGTAAGCTCACTCAACAGTCTGACATCTACAGTTTCAGCTTAGTCTTGCTTGAACTGGTTTCAGGGCGCCTGGCAGAGATTGAGCCTAGTCTCATTGGATGG GCAAAACATATACTGGCAGGCGGTAAGGAATTCACTACGGTTGCAGATCCACTACTGGAAGGCCTTTATCCAGAGCAAGGCTTGTACCAAGTTCTTTATCTTGCAGCTCAGTGTTTACAGCGTAAAGATGTCAGTCGGCCTCGTATAGGATATGTTGCTAAAGTTCTATCAAATTTGGCTGCTGAAATTTACGACCCAAATGCTGTCCAAATTAATCGAGCAGGCTCATTGGCAGTTGGCAACATTGAGAAAGAAATACTAATAGAGCAATGGCGACACGTCTGGTCACTTGTATGA
- the LOC113311289 gene encoding probable serine/threonine-protein kinase PBL7 isoform X3 yields MFSSIHMRSLLHHPNIVDLIGYSIADKDQLFLVYNFMPLGSLKDYLHDLPRNKKPLDWNTRMKIAAGAAKGIKYLHDKSTPPVILGNIKPSNILLCAEYLPKLSDFLGFKERIPEHDESSHTRYFSRQCHRHAPEFVGDCKLTQQSDIYSFSLVLLELVSGRLAEIEPSLIGWAKHILAGGKEFTTVADPLLEGLYPEQGLYQVLYLAAQCLQRKDVSRPRIGYVAKVLSNLAAEIYDPNAVQINRAGSLAVGNIEKEILIEQWRHVWSLV; encoded by the exons ATGTTTTCGTCAATTCATATGCGTAGCCTTTTGCACCATCCTAACATAGTCGATCTGATAGGTTACAGCATCGCTGACAAAGACCAGTTGTTTCTTGTTTATAACTTCATGCCATTGGGATCCTTAAAGGATTATTTGCATG ATCTTCCGCGCAATAAGAAGCCTCTGGACTGGAATACGAGAATGAAAATTGCAGCTGGTGCAGCTAAAGGAATAAAATACTTGCACGATAAATCAACTCCTCCTGTTATCCTTGGAAACATTAAACCCTCCAACATTCTCCTATGCGCAGAATATCTCCCAAAACTGTCAGATTTCCTGGGGTTCAAGGAGCGCATTCCAGAACATGATGAGTCTAGTCATACAAGGTATTTCAGCCGTCAGTGTCATCGCCATGCACCTGAATTTGTTGGAGATTGTAAGCTCACTCAACAGTCTGACATCTACAGTTTCAGCTTAGTCTTGCTTGAACTGGTTTCAGGGCGCCTGGCAGAGATTGAGCCTAGTCTCATTGGATGG GCAAAACATATACTGGCAGGCGGTAAGGAATTCACTACGGTTGCAGATCCACTACTGGAAGGCCTTTATCCAGAGCAAGGCTTGTACCAAGTTCTTTATCTTGCAGCTCAGTGTTTACAGCGTAAAGATGTCAGTCGGCCTCGTATAGGATATGTTGCTAAAGTTCTATCAAATTTGGCTGCTGAAATTTACGACCCAAATGCTGTCCAAATTAATCGAGCAGGCTCATTGGCAGTTGGCAACATTGAGAAAGAAATACTAATAGAGCAATGGCGACACGTCTGGTCACTTGTATGA
- the LOC113311331 gene encoding uncharacterized protein LOC113311331 isoform X2, whose amino-acid sequence MTWQRFRIDFQKRNLSSMEERSVLVSRGFQGNKQQSSSSDSGLSLGLVDFPLLNSNGGKEDNPRCVLQNNFRGNQANGCSQIIGCTEDNTLIYQSPVMMEGEEAVSISSEILHQKIKECEELAIGYFVGRKHSYSMAKEATTKVWKTKSEFQELAVATKNFSAESLLGEGEYGRTVKGCLKRSGQKSSSQDVAIRQVDEDSIGRIYRGHEQTMFSKIRTCSLLHHPNIVARSDRLQHE is encoded by the exons ATGACGTGGCAGCGATTTCGTATAGATTTTCAAAAAAGAAATCTCTCGTCCATGGAGGAGAGATCTGTTCTGGTTTCGAGGGGTTTTCAAGGCAACAAACAgcaatcttcttcttctgattctggtTTAAGCTTGGGCTTAGTTGATTTTCCTTTATTGAATTCAAATGGTGGAAAGGAAGATAACCCTAGATGTGTTCTGCAGAATAATTTTAGGGGAAATCAAGCAAATGGTTGTTCCCAAATAATAGGGTGTACTGAGGATAATACTTTGATCTATCAATCTCCGGTGATGATGGAGGGCGAAGAAGCAGTTTCTATCTCTTCAGAGATTCTTCATCAGAAGATTAAAGAATGTGAAGAACTAGCAATTGGGTATTTTGTAGGTCGCAAGCATTCTTACTCAATGGCGAAAGAGGCAACAACGAAAGTATGGAAGACAAAATCCGAG tttcAGGAACTTGCTGTGGCTACAAAGAATTTTTCAGCAGAATCCCTTTTGGGTGAAGGAGAATACGGGCGTACAGTCAAAGGATGCTTAAAGCGTAGTGGACAG AAATCATCTTCACAGGATGTTGCAATTAGACAAGTTGACGAGGACAGCATAGGTAGAATTTACAGAGGCCATGAACAGACAATGTTTTCGAAAATTCGCACGTGCAGCCTCTTGCACCATCCTAACATAGTCGCGCGATCTGATAGGTTACAGCATGAATGA
- the LOC113357113 gene encoding receptor-like cytoplasmic kinase 185 encodes MYQNVFSDLPRNKKKPLDWNTRMKIAAGAAKGLKYLHEISNPLAVHGNIKPSNILIGEGYEPKLSDFLVLKECIPEHDESSYASFGLVLLELISGRIAEMEPSLVEWGKHKLVFGKEFTAVADPLLNCHYPEQGLYQALSLAAECLQLEDASRPRIGHVVNVLSNLASEIYDPNAIQINRAGTLAIGSDEKEKLGELWQHVCLFGLQEFLHDQIPDRNCMFGIQKDLACRVS; translated from the exons ATGTATCAAAATGTTTTTTCAGATCTTCCGCGCAATAAGAAGAAGCCTCTGGACTGGAATACAAGGATGAAAATTGCAGCTGGTGCAGCTAAAGGACTAAAGTACTTGCACGAAATATCAAATCCTCTTGCAGTTCATGGGAATATCAAACCCTCCAACATTCTCATAGGCGAAGGATATGAACCCAAGCTGTCAGATTTCCTCGTGCTCAAAGAATGCATTCCAGAACATGATGAGTCTAGCTATGCAAG TTTCGGCTTAGTCTTGCTTGAACTGATTTCAGGGCGCATAGCCGAGATGGAGCCTAGTCTCGTTGAATGG GGAAAACATAAATTGGTGTTCGGTAAGGAATTCACCGCAGTGGCTGATCCGCTACTGAATTGCCATTATCCAGAGCAAGGCTTGTACCAAGCTCTTTCTCTTGCAGCTGAGTGTTTACAACTTGAAGATGCCAGTCGGCCTCGTATAGGACATGTTGTTAATGTTCTATCAAATTTAGCTTCAGAAATATACGACCCAAATGCTATCCAAATTAACCGAGCAGGCACATTGGCAATTGGCAGCGATGAGAAGGAAAAACTAGGAGAGCTATGGCAGCATGTCTG TTTGTTTGGTTTACAAGAATTTTTGCATGATCAAATTCCTGATAGGAATTGCATGTTTGGCATTCAGAAG GACTTAGCGTGTCGGGTGAGTTGA
- the LOC113311331 gene encoding uncharacterized protein LOC113311331 isoform X1 yields the protein MTWQRFRIDFQKRNLSSMEERSVLVSRGFQGNKQQSSSSDSGLSLGLVDFPLLNSNGGKEDNPRCVLQNNFRGNQANGCSQIIGCTEDNTLIYQSPVMMEGEEAVSISSEILHQKIKECEELAIGYFVGRKHSYSMAKEATTKVWKTKSEVSITLHSSNSFVFKFLNSEDRNLALDHGAFYISSSLFVVRPWSPLIENSIAEMKSIPVWVLIYNVPLHLWNNIGLSPIASFVGKPLMMDDCTINKTRLSYARVLVEISFESQFPGFIPLWIDGKYVMNLPVEYQWKPQKCMVCHSFGHPNNKCYLKKASVGKAHWTSKKRPNLVERFKPLSKEWETGSTDTENREQVKEHFIASNRR from the coding sequence ATGACGTGGCAGCGATTTCGTATAGATTTTCAAAAAAGAAATCTCTCGTCCATGGAGGAGAGATCTGTTCTGGTTTCGAGGGGTTTTCAAGGCAACAAACAgcaatcttcttcttctgattctggtTTAAGCTTGGGCTTAGTTGATTTTCCTTTATTGAATTCAAATGGTGGAAAGGAAGATAACCCTAGATGTGTTCTGCAGAATAATTTTAGGGGAAATCAAGCAAATGGTTGTTCCCAAATAATAGGGTGTACTGAGGATAATACTTTGATCTATCAATCTCCGGTGATGATGGAGGGCGAAGAAGCAGTTTCTATCTCTTCAGAGATTCTTCATCAGAAGATTAAAGAATGTGAAGAACTAGCAATTGGGTATTTTGTAGGTCGCAAGCATTCTTACTCAATGGCGAAAGAGGCAACAACGAAAGTATGGAAGACAAAATCCGAGGTATCCATTACTCTACACAGCAGTAAttcttttgttttcaagttttTGAATTCTGAGGATAGGAACTTAGCTCTAGACCATGGGGCTTTTTACATTTCCAGTAGCTTGTTTGTGGTTAGACCCTGGAGTCCCTTGATTGAGAACTCAATTGCAGAGATGAAATCCATTCCGGTGTGGGTGTTGATTTACAATGTCCCTCTGCATCTCTGGAATAACATAGGACTTAGCCCTATTGCCAGTTTTGTGGGGAAACCATTGATGATGGATGATTGCActatcaacaaaactagactttcATATGCAAGGGTTCTTGTTGAAATAAGCTTTGAAAGTCAATTTCCTGGCTTTATCCCTTTGTggattgatggaaaatatgtgaTGAATCTCCCTGTGGAATATCAGTGGAAACCACAAAAGTGTATGGTATGTCATTCTTTTGGGCACCCCAACAACAAATGCTATCTGAAGAAAGCTAGTGTTGGCAAAGCTCATTGGACTTCTAAGAAGAGGCCTAACTTGGTGGAAAGGTTTAAACCTCTTTCAAAAGAATGGGAAACTGGGAGTACAGATACGGAGAATAGAGAGCAAGTCAAAGAACATTTTATTGCCAGTAACAGAAGATAA
- the LOC113311289 gene encoding probable serine/threonine-protein kinase PBL7 isoform X2, producing the protein MAKKSIFRFGGSPSNNVEDYAVITKFKFQELAAATENFAQESLLGEGEYGRTFRGCLKSSGQKSSSLDVAIRQVDDETICTIHGYHDPSMFSSIHMRSLLHHPNIVDLIGYSIADKDQLFLVYNFMPLGSLKDYLHDLPRNKKPLDWNTRMKIAAGAAKGIKYLHDKSTPPVILGNIKPSNILLCAEYLPKLSDFLGFKERIPEHDESSHTSFSLVLLELVSGRLAEIEPSLIGWAKHILAGGKEFTTVADPLLEGLYPEQGLYQVLYLAAQCLQRKDVSRPRIGYVAKVLSNLAAEIYDPNAVQINRAGSLAVGNIEKEILIEQWRHVWSLV; encoded by the exons ATGgcaaaaaaatctatttttagaTTTGGTGGAAGCCCTAGTAACAACGTTGAAGATTATGCCGTCATTACTAAGTTTAAGTTTCAGGAACTTGCTGCGGCCACAGAGAATTTTGCACAAGAATCCCTTTTGGGGGAAGGAGAATATGGGCGTACGTTCAGAGGTTGCTTAAAGAGCAGTGGACAG AAATCATCTTCACTGGATGTAGCAATTAGACAAGTTGACGATGAAACCATCTGTACCATTCACGGATACCATGACCCGTCAATGTTTTCGTCAATTCATATGCGTAGCCTTTTGCACCATCCTAACATAGTCGATCTGATAGGTTACAGCATCGCTGACAAAGACCAGTTGTTTCTTGTTTATAACTTCATGCCATTGGGATCCTTAAAGGATTATTTGCATG ATCTTCCGCGCAATAAGAAGCCTCTGGACTGGAATACGAGAATGAAAATTGCAGCTGGTGCAGCTAAAGGAATAAAATACTTGCACGATAAATCAACTCCTCCTGTTATCCTTGGAAACATTAAACCCTCCAACATTCTCCTATGCGCAGAATATCTCCCAAAACTGTCAGATTTCCTGGGGTTCAAGGAGCGCATTCCAGAACATGATGAGTCTAGTCATACAAG TTTCAGCTTAGTCTTGCTTGAACTGGTTTCAGGGCGCCTGGCAGAGATTGAGCCTAGTCTCATTGGATGG GCAAAACATATACTGGCAGGCGGTAAGGAATTCACTACGGTTGCAGATCCACTACTGGAAGGCCTTTATCCAGAGCAAGGCTTGTACCAAGTTCTTTATCTTGCAGCTCAGTGTTTACAGCGTAAAGATGTCAGTCGGCCTCGTATAGGATATGTTGCTAAAGTTCTATCAAATTTGGCTGCTGAAATTTACGACCCAAATGCTGTCCAAATTAATCGAGCAGGCTCATTGGCAGTTGGCAACATTGAGAAAGAAATACTAATAGAGCAATGGCGACACGTCTGGTCACTTGTATGA
- the LOC113357109 gene encoding protein NRT1/ PTR FAMILY 5.10-like → MEVTGGVDGVYSHEEPLLQNIITDKYIQGMVNYKGEKFTMNNGEFGGWKSASRVLVIDCVDAFVFFGILSNLISYLTNQFGQSTATAAQNVNIWVGVVFMLPLLIGFVADSYLGRFRIVLVSSCFCILRFAFFFFSLYLVAIGAAGFATCAPAFGADQFDGQNPNEIKSKSSFFNWWQIGISVGGTAANTILNYIQDNLGWGLGFGILCISTAVALIVFLSGIKTYRYSVIDEARENPLLGVTEVLVADAKNWRITSSSNTSKDEAVEAFAGNSNAKVEEANSLLRLFPLWIICLIYPVVIAQNMTLFTKQSSTMDRSIGLKFQIPAASLQLFIGLSIILFAAVYDRLFVPLARVFTGRPNGITMLQRIGTGIFFTAISMVIAAVVEDKRLKTAIDFGLLDPPNKTVPMSVWWLIPQYVVSGLAIAFTSIGLQEFFYDQVPNGLKSMGLALNTSVFGVGNFASGFLISTVQKVTSADGQYGWFADNLNRAHLDYFYWLLAGLSTLELFAFLCYSKTYLYRREASI, encoded by the exons ATGGAGGTTACAGGAGGAGTTGATGGTGTCTATAGCCATGAAGAACCTTTGTTGCAAAACATTATAACTGATAAATATATTCAAGGTATGGTGAATTACAAAGGAGAGAAATTTACAATGAATAATGGTGAATTTGGTGGATGGAAATCAGCTTCTCGAGTGCTAGTAATCGATTGTGTCGACGCGTTTGTATTTTTCGGAATTCTATCCAACTTGATTAGTTATCTCACTAATCAGTTTGGTCAATCTACAGCCACAGCTGCTCAAAATGTTAATATCTGGGTTGGTGTCGTGTTTATGCTTCCGTTACTTATTGGTTTCGTAGCTGATTCTTATCTTGGACGATTTCGTATCGTTTTAGTCTCTTCTTGCTTCTGCATAttg CGCTtcgccttcttcttcttttcgttgtATTTGGTGGCAATTGGTGCTGCTGGATTTGCAACATGTGCACCAGCTTTTGGTGCAGACCAGTTTGATGGACAAAACCCGAACGAAATCAAATCCAAGAGTTCATTTTTCAACTGGTGGCAAATTGGAATATCTGTTGGAGGCACTGCTGCTAACACAATATTGAACTACATTCAAGATAATTTGGGTTGGGGTCTCGGATTTGGTATTTTGTGCATTTCAACAGCAGTGGCACTAATTGTTTTCTTATCTGGAATCAAAACGTATCGTTATAGCGTCATAGATGAAGCAAGGGAAAACCCATTATTAGGAGTAACCGAGGTGTTAGTTGCAGATGCAAAGAATTGGAGGATCACTTCATCATCAAACACTAGCAAAGATGAGGCAGTGGAAGCTTTTGCCGGCAACTCAAATGCCAAGGTTGAAGAAGCAAACTCTTTACTACGGTTATTTCCATTATGGATCATATGTTTGATATATCCGGTGGTGATTGCTCAAAACATGACTTTGTTTACAAAGCAAAGCAGCACAATGGACAGATCAATTGGTCTAAAGTTTCAGATACCTGCTGCATCACTTCAGCTTTTCATTGGTTTATCTATCATTCTCTTTGCTGCAGTATACGACCGTCTATTTGTTCCTCTTGCGCGAGTTTTTACTGGCAGACCAAATGGCATAACGATGCTTCAGAGAATTGGTACTGGCATATTTTTTACAGCAATATCCATGGTGATTGCAGCTGTAGTGGAGGATAAAAGACTTAAAACTGCAATAGATTTCGGATTACTCGATCCACCAAATAAAACGGTGCCAATGAGTGTATGGTGGTTGATTCCGCAATACGTAGTGTCTGGTCTTGCTATTGCATTCACCAGTATTGGTTTACAAGAATTTTTCTACGATCAGGTACCAAATGGATTGAAAAGCATGGGTCTCGCCTTGAACACTAGTGTGTTCGGTGTAGGGAATTTCGCCAGTGGCTTTCTTATATCCACTGTTCAGAAGGTAACTAGCGCGGATGGGCAATATGGTTGGTTCGCGGATAATCTCAACCGCGCACATCTGGATTACTTCTATTGGCTTCTTGCAGGACTTAGCACATTAGAGCTGTTTGCTTTCTTGTGTTATTCAAAAACATATTTGTACAGAAGAGAAGCTTCAATATAA